The stretch of DNA tcatgccgccaaaaaactgagcaccgtcacataatgtgacgtaaatcgagcgcgctcaaacttcccatcattctgattacggtggtaattttgtcaccctcatcatggcaaagacacggagaaatgcatatgatgcagctttcaagttgaaggcgatcgatctggctgttggaaaaggaaatagagctgctgcatgggagcttggccttaatgagtcgattataagactttgtaaaccgcagcgtgaggaactgactcagtgcaaaaagacaacaaacctttcagagggaagaaaagcagatggcccaaagtatttgcagccactcgacctcagtgtaaatcgtgcatttaaggtggcgcgccgtgttcagtgggaggcttggatgacaagtggggagaaatcgttcactaaaacgggccgcatgcgaagagcaacttatggtcaagtctgccagtgggtcctgacagcgtggagcattgtcaaacaaatccactatcatcaacgggtttcgaaaggctggactgctgcgtgttgaaggggcagcatgagctcagcggggtatttgcctccggatggaagtgacgagagcgacaattaaaacgatccaacatcggatgaagcaattctgaggctattcaactccgacaccgaaggagatgacttcagttgTTTCAGTGCactggaggaggaagatggtgacCAATGTCACCATCTtctgttttaatttttgttacaagccgtgtttcgtttaaaggctgtgtaaagttcatttgtttcaatgtaccggtaggcacctgcggcttatagacatgtgcggcttatttatgtacaaaatacatattttttaataattcagtgggtgcggtgcggtttatattcaggtgcgcttaatagtccagcaattacagTAGTCTTGTGTCAATACTTTTAGTATAGGAATCTGGTACTGGAGTAAACTTAAATGTCGCTGGTGTCCTTTAATTTTGCAGAGTATGATGCACTGGCAAAGGTCATCCAGCAACATCCAGATCGCCATGAAACACTGAAGTGAGTGTACGGCCTCTTTTCTCTACATGTTTTAATGGAGGCAGCCAACATGTACAGGTATACCATGCACATGCCGATATTCATTTTGATTTTAAATGTGatcttttttcatttttttcaccACAGGCAGTTGGAGGCACTTGACAAAGAGCTCCAGCAGTTGTCTCACATCAAAGAGAATGTGGAAGATAAGGTAGGCCTGTTTCCTGTGTGTTTTATTTGACTATCTTATCGACTAatctgtgcccccgcacattgattttgtaccggtacaccctgtatataaccttgttattgttattgttgctcTTCaagaaataaatatttttttacttcattttagtaaatacttaacacttatttttctttaaactgcattgttggttaggggcttgtaagtaagcatttcactgtaaggtctacacctattATTAGGCGCATTTGACAAATAGCATTTTATTTAACTATATATTTCTATGGTGTTTTCTGAATATATTGTCTGTTTGTCCCTCAGCTGGAGTTGAGGAAGAAACAGTTCCATGTGCTCCTCAGTACCATCCAGGAACTACAGCAGACACTGGAGAGTAAGTATGACTGTTGCCGTTGTGCTCTCCTATGGCAAGATGGGCTATGGGTATGCTGGACTGTGTGGCGATCATTATACAAGGGGTGGGTCTGATCCTGAATGTTATTATTACATTCTCACATTTTAGACTAACATCTAGTTAACAGAGGAGATTtctataaaccttgctgtctgtctctgacatttgcaacattgtttcaatattcaaattcgatctccagatgtcccatagtaatgaatgtgtcgGGATCAGGCGAGCAGCTTTtgtcagccagtcgaaatcacgAAGCATCATAATTTTTATGGCTGTTCGCTACCGGTCAAAAGGTTTTGAactcctactcattcaagggtttttctttatttttactattgtatacattgtagaataatagtgaaaacaaactgtgaaataacacatggaatcatatagtaatcaaaaaagtaaaataaatctaaatatattttatattttgagattctgcaaatagccaccctttgccttgatgacaatttcacacactcttggcattctctcaaccagcttcacctggaatgcttttccaaccgtcttgaagaaGTTCTCTCATATGCTGagctcttgttggctgcttttccttcactctgcggtctgactcatcccaaaccatctcaatttggttgaggtcaggggattgtggagaccaggtcatgtgacgcagcactccatcactctccttggtaaaatagccctaacacagcctgaaggtgtgttgggtcattttcctgttgaaaaacaaatgatagtcccactaatcaCACACCAGATGGGATGGCCTATTGCTGTGGTAATcattctggttaagtgtgccttgaattcaaaatacatcagacagtgtcaccagcgaagcacccccacaccataataCCTCCTCCAtactttacggtgggaaatacacatgcagagatcatccaccggtctaatgtccattgcttgtgtttcttggcccaagcaagtctcttcttattggtgtccttaagtagtggtttctttgcagcaatttaaccatgaaggcctgattctctgaacagttgatgttgagatgcatctgttacttgaactctgaagcatttatttgggctgcaatttctgaggctggtatctctaacttatctgcagcagaggtaactctgggtctttcattcctgtggtggtcctcatgagagccagtttcatagcactttatggtttttgtgactgcacttgaagaaacgttaaaagttcttgacattttcctggttgactgaccttcatgtcttaaagtaatgatggactgtcattgcTCTTTGCTTATTGGAGCTGTTCTTGCAATGGTGTAGACTTGgtctttaccaaatagggctcttGTGTATATCCCCCTACCTtggcacaacacaactgattggatcaaatgcattaagaaggaaagaaattccacaaattaacttttaccaaggcacacctgttaattgaaatgcattccaggtgactacttcaggAAGCTGGTttaaagaatgccaagagtgtgtaaagctgtcaaggcaaagcgtggctattggaagaatctcaaatataaaatatattttgatttgtttacattTTCTTGGTTActcgattccatatgtgttatttcatagtgttgatgtcttcacttattctacaatgtaaaaaataaaaacccttgaatgagtaggtgttaacTTTTGACCGGTTGTTTTGTATGTATACACTATCAATAGAAAATAGGTCAAACGAAGTGAAGTTAGTTTGCGGTCTTTCTAGCTTCAGTTTCATTAAATGTCACCTAGAATACAGCGTagtgcaaatgcagctactttgctcttctggctgcactttttgcCGTGACTTCGTCTCAGGCCTCACACCAgtaccaatatatcctccaaacaccagcttcagGCATTATTACTTAAGCGATTGAGATCCACTACCCTTCTGTAATTATGTTAATGTATTTTGTTTTATCAGATGATGAGAAGTCAGAGAATGATGACGCTCAGGAAAGCTCCATGGAGAATGGAGAATGAATTCATCTCGGCTGTCAATGTAATTTAGTTAGGTACAATTTGTTTTGATAATGCTTTGCATTTGAACAATGAAGTTTCACTTGAGTTGACATTTTGTTTTTATAATACCTGTATGTATTTTTGCTGAATAAAGTTGTCAATTGCTCTTCCACATTCTCTTCATTAGAATGTCAGTGGGGTTAGGGAAGCTGTCACTGGGTGGGAGTGTAGCCAGGGGTTGTTGTTTTCCTATATTCACCTTGGCACTAACATGACTTGGGTTTGAGGATCCTCTCACAAATGTATATGTATCCACCAAATAGAGAATGTAGCAGGTGGGATGCGGGTGGGATGATTAAGAATTTAGCCCTACTCTTACGctgtgccatgggatctttagggaccacagagtcaggacacctgtttaacgtcccatccaaaagacagcacccaaCACAGGGAAATgtcccaatcactgccctgggacatttttaactttagaccagagggaagagtgcctccaacaccacttcctgcagcatctggtctcccatccaggaccaaccctgcttagcttcagaagcaagccagcaatGGGATATAGCAACTGTAGATTGGCCAATAAGCCTAGTTGGCACATTTCACGCTAGATGTATTAACTACAAACGGGTAAAACGTGTTTTTAATTCTGGTGCCTCTCTTCTCacatgttagttagctagctgaaAGGACATCcaaagttcctccatagaagctGCTCCTAGGTATAAATCTGTGGACCTAATTCAGATTTTGCTGGTCATAAGATGCCTCAGTCCTCTCACCCATCCCCAAAATTGTGGTCGCATCTTGTGCCATAGGCTACACTAGTCTGTCCAGCACGCATGTAAACAACTAGCTTGCCTGCTCAATATTCACTGATTGGAGAAGTAATTTAATGAGCCGAATAAAAAATCCAATTTAATAGACTGATTTCGCAGGTTAAAAAAGGATCGGTATAAACCTGTAGGCTTGTGTATCAAGAGtggtccaccaccaaaaggacatccagtTTTTTTTATGGTTTTTCTACCATAAATTTTTCCCATTTTCAAATTGATTATCAAAACATCACACCAGGGTAAACCTAcgtgaaacacagcccttatttgaagtgtttctaaaatcccctatgagAAAATTAAATGGTGAAAAAACCTTTtagaaccatttccctgtttgaccccTAGGTTTTATGgctattatgacacctccactgtggggctctgttATGCGAGACTTCAGTTCTGGGTTAACTGAGATTACAACATTCCCAATGACAGACAGGTTTGGTAGGATGTCCTCTATGGGCTGTCCTCTTTTTACACCACTAGATGTCCCTATCTCACCAGATAAGGGATGAGTCTGGTTTTTGCCCAATGGACCGGTGGTGTGGCCTGGACTGGATTGAAacagatacatacagtacattcggaaagtattcagacccgctGACTttttttgttaagttacagccttattctaaaatagagtgtgcagagctgttattctacgatgtagaaaattgtaaaaataaataaataccctgGAATAATATAAAACTTttgatctatatatatatatatatatatatatatacattttagttGATCAATTTAGTTTTAGACTTGTAATTTTGTGTTCTCATCAATGGTTATGTCCATTGCTTTTCATGGTTTTATTCACACTCTTTCATTGAAAGATCAGTCACCCTTGACCCTGAACATCATTACTACCCCGAGTAAGGTCTGAAAATCATTTGGTTCTgatgagtaagagagagagagaggatggctcTTTGTTTCACTTAATATCATTATAAGACAGTTCCATTGTTGAGTCACACTGTAGGGTCCAGTGGTAGCACCCTGCTGCCTGGAGATTTGGCgagatgctgtgtcttttaaGGATGGAGTATTGCCAAGTTAACGAGGTAAAGAGATGGAGTGGAATTTGCTAGCGCGTGCAGGCTAGCTGTCTGGATCTCTGTTAGCAGATCTGAAGTGACAGACGGGCTGATGAGAAGGAGCAGAAAGCATTAGAGCGCTATCCTCCTCTCATTATCTCCCTCCAGTTCAGCTAAATATCTCCTTGTACTTTGGCTTCAACTCATGAGCCTGAAAGAAATGACAAAATGTTCACATTATTGAAAATGCTGAAACACCCTTGGTTATGAAAAAATCCATGATGTTCCTTTGAATAAATTCAGGAGATTAGGCCTATATGACTTACACAATTTAGTTATGCTTTTCCATGTCCAGTCATTACAGTGTACAATATATTGTCACTGGATATCCTTATGTTACCCCAACACAGACACCCTGACATCAGAGAAAATATACATATTCTATACATGACCTTGGATGTCAGGGTGTGTCTATGGGATAAAAGAGTGatatccagagagagacatcagTCACGTGTGACAGAGAAAACTGTCTGCAGAGTGGAGTTAAGGCCTCTTGCATTGGTCCTGCTCTTAATGACCACAGCCTTTTGgagcagagagaaacacacagatacagatgCCACACAGCACAACACTGCAGCCAGTCAGGCAGGCCATGCTACTAGCACAGTGTGCCCTGATCCAAAACCCTTCCAGAGAGATGCAGTGCACCTACACATCCACAGGAGGGCACTCTGATGTCTTGATGAGGATCAGGTTTTCGGAGGGTAGTCACTAGATAGCCACGCTAGAATGTAATAGAGTACTTGCACGGGTCAGTTTTCTGGAGCCGCACCCTCACCACGCCGCATAGAATTGTTCCAAGAGCCGACCCGTTATCCATCATATAACATCAATTTATGTCATTGTTTTTATGACTCCAGAGTAGTAGGCTttactattattgttattagTAGGCTATTATTACTAATTCCCTTCCCCACATTAAATTAATTTCTCTGCATGTGTATTCAACATTGTATAAAAGGAAAACATGCCATGAATTAAGaatgatatatttttattttcacaATCCGATGCATCACTCAAATTATTTAGAGAAAAAGAGCATTCTAATTAGCCTTCTTACCTAATGAAAGCATATAGCTGACATAACGAAACAATACATTGACATGCAATATTGTCTAGATAATCATATAGTTTATACCTAATTAAAACTTAAATAAACCATTCCCAGAGTCGGATAAAGGCTGCAAAGATAGGCTACATAAGTAAGCTGTTGGCAACTCAAACTCAGTGGTGAAAAAGTACCCATTGTCAAacttgaataaaagtaaagataccttaatagaaaatgattcaagtaaaaatgaaagtcacccagtaaaatactacttgagtaaaagtatttggctttaaatatacttaagtatcaaaagtaaatgtaattgctaaaatatactgaaGTACACGTACTTCTCaagtgaacatccctggtcgcGCAGCACCTGTTTCCATGATGCTATTGTAGCCTATTCCTTTAACCTTTCTTTTTATTTCTCGGGTTAGGCCTACGTTAGGCCTATGTTAGCCATTTTAGTGTGAAGTaacaaaagtaaaagtataaataatttcaagttccttatattaagcaaaccagagaCACCATTTTCTTGTTATTTTAAGGTACGGATAGCCAGTggcacattccaacactcagacatcatttacaaacgaagcgtgtgtttagtgagtccgccagatcagaggcagtagggatgaccagggatgttcacttGAGAAGTACGTgtattggaccattttcctgtcctgctaagcagtccaaatgtaacgagtacttttgtgtgtcatgtaaaatgtatggagtaaataggacattgttttctttaggaatgtagtgaagtaaaagtaaaagttggcaaaaatataaatagtaaagtaaagtacagataccctgaAAAACTGCTTAAGTAGTACATTAAAGTATTTTtagttaagtactttacaccactgctcaaaCGTTTACCAGCTGCACAGGTTTAAACTTTATTTGGCCTATGTATGGTCTAATGAACAAAAGCCTGAATTAATGTAATAATCCTAATTGATACTTAACTGAACTATTGAAAACAAATAGGCCTAACTGCTTGCACTTTGTGCAGGCTGTGTATCCATAATCAATCTACCGTGTTGATGTCCTTCCAAACTGGGGATTTCACTCGCGCAGCACCTGTTTCCATGATGCTATTGTAGCCTATTCCTTTAACCTTTCTTTTTATTTCTCGTGTTAGGCCTACGTTAGGCCTATGTTAGCCATTTTAGTGTGAGTTAGGCTATGCAGGGAGTCAACTTGTCAACAAGTCATATTTTCACGTGGGGAGAGGGAACATTATAACATTTTAGCACCACACAAATAGGCCTTTTCACCACATAAACCCTTTTTACAGCAAGCAATgaagatgtagaagcatggtggcttgAAAAAAcccttagaaaggcaggaacctaggaagaaacctagagaggaaccaggctctgaggggtggccagtgctcttctggctgtgccgggtggagatgataatAATAGACatccagattgttcttcaagatgttcaaatgctcatagatgaccagcagggtcaaataataatcacagtggttgtagagggtgcaacaggtcagacagcaggtgcaagagagagagagagagagagagagagaggggagagagagagagagagagagagagagagagagagagagagaaggagagagagagagaaggagagagagagacagagagagagagagagagagagagagagagagagagagagagagagagagagagagagagagagagagagagagagagagagagagagagagagagagagaaggagagagagagaggagagagagagagagataaccccTGCCTTGGTGGGACATACTGTAATATTTTTGCTGAGAGAGAAAAGTGATACAGTCAGATTGGATCTTCTGTTAAATACAGAAGTGCTGTTCCCTGAGAATAGCAGTAAGGAATCTGTTCTCAGGTCAGATGCTCATTGTGAGATTCCCAAGTTAAACCAATTGCAGCCAAATTCCTTTCATTCCAAAGCTTGGGGACAAATGATTGCTGGACTCAACACCCATGGATTCCTCAACACTGATTATCTTGTTTTTTGAGACATAAAGCCACTTTTTAATCGTCTGGGTTTAGGTTCGTTTGTTAGCAGAATTCCTTCACTTTGGTGAGGGAGCAAAGGTCAACAGACATAACTGCCTGACTCTCTGGGGAAACACTGTTTCTGCTCAACCATCTGACAGACGCTCATGGGCCATGGCCCAATATTTTGGTAACCAGGCTGAGGTGTGTTTGAGGCGGCATTCTATCTGGGAACTGAGTGGTACCTGGGACATTGGTCGGGGCAGTGTAAGGGCTTGGTCAGGTTTGTTCTGGAGTTAGCGCCTAACCCATTAGGGACATTGGCCTGACTACCCATTGTTCCCAAAAGCTCTTTGTGCAAATGccaaagagagaaatagaaaacactaatgtttttttttgttgtgtaACATCTTTATTAGGATTTATTGAAATTGCTTGTATATCATCCACACTCAGTAATCTTGAACAGAATAATAATGCTGGTAAGTGGTTTTCAGATTGTTCACATTATAATGTTACACGGACAGAAGGGAAGTACATACATGGACGTTtaattattgtattttttcatatttttttgttACCTGGCAAGCCACATGCTTTGGAGCTCAAGAAACAGGGTTAAttaattatcatcatcatcatcgtcgtcatcatcaatattatcagacattctCTAATTAGGCCTATTTTTATTAATTGCACAAACTTTTGAAAGACATAGAAACCTGAATGACTGTTTATAGAATTCAAGACAGAGAAAACATGACAGATAAAATGCAAGGGGTTCACTAATGGTTATACAGACGAGCTTGGCCGAGCTGACTGTTCTTATTGCAACTAGGTTCTTCTGGGCCTTTTTCACTGGGGCCTTGTGCTTAAATGGACTCAGCTAGCTCAGTAGTCTGACAGCAGCTTAAAAAACTAATCCTTTCATTTGAATCATGAACGGCCATTTGTAAACAGAGCGGGTAGAAACACTTTTCCCATTTACAATTGTTAACACTAACATCAAAAACTTCCCACAAACCAACACATAAAGCCCCTTTAGAGCAAGGGCATCTTGTGTAATGAAACGGTAACTACACTGAACATAAACCCTGCATGCAGGATTaccttgacaaaggagaaatgctcactaacagggatgtaaacaaatttgtgcagaaAATCttaagagaaataagctttttgtgcatatggaaaattattgggatattttatttctgctcatgaaaAATTAGAACAACACTGTAAATGTTGCGTTTGTGAGGTAAAACTACTGCTGATACCTTACTGTAACTCTGAGATGAAATCCTGCCGGTTTCGTAAATACAATGTGCACAAACAGGCATAGTAACACATAGCACAACTGCATGCACTTTGTCAACACTATGTAGGAAACTTCAAGAATTATACAATTGTATACCACATTTTTCTTCCACAATGAAAAAGACATCAAGTTAAAAGGTTCTGTGGCATAGCACCTAGCACCGAAAATGAGAAACTATCAACAGACTCAACACACAGGCAATACAACATTCAGGACAACACATCTAAAAACGTAACCAAAATCGAGTTTTATGTACAATACTCCAAAATACTTCTGTTTAACTGTACCAATCGACAACTTACTTTTTCTGGCACCAGAATATTTCTACCTAAGAACTGGATGTCCCCCCCACCTTCAGTGTGACAATCAGACTGCAAAGCTACATCTGATTGGAGTAGGAGGTGGGTCCGCCCACAGCACTGTATTCTGATACCTGCTCCTGGTCTCCCTGGGCGCTGTAGCCTCCTGACTGGTCAAAACTGCCCTGGTTGTAGGGCTGCTGCTGGTTGATTGTCTCAGCCTGTTTTTCGGGAGGCGCTCCAGCGTACCGAGCTGGTCCTCCTTTATGCCAACCAGTCTCCTTGAAGACAAACCAGATGTTTCCTGCCCACAGGATGAAGTTTAGGAAGCCAAACacctggggagagacagaggtaacactttatttggatagtccatctgtcgCTGCTCTAAAGACTAGTAAGATCAGTAAGATTTAAACtacctgaaccctaaccttaaccattattcCAAACCTAActgtaaccttagcaagcagttgctcatcaacagatagtttgttgacaGTAGGACCATCTGTAGAGTATCTACTAGCTGGACTATCTAAATAAAGTGTGACTGAGACAGAGTATCACAGCAAAACAAACATACTATGGTTTATAATGTGTGTTTTGGTAGTGTGCAGTTCGCATTCGGACGCACCACAGAGGTATTGAGGCCTGACCAGCGGGGTCCTTGCACTGAGCCACACTTGTTGGTCATGACCTTACAGGCAGACATGAGCTCCTGCACCTCATCTGGGTCTGTGGCCACCTTGATGTCCGACAGGGCTTTAGCCCAGGCTGAAGAACTGACCAGCCACATGAAGGAGAACACCACGGTCACTATAAAGTCCTGAGGGGGAGGGGGACATGTTACTGAATATTGTTAAAGTTACTGTTTGCACAACCAGCAGATGTCAAAGGTGCAAGGACTGAGTATAATATAGAAAATATATTGTCTGTAATATATATTGCCGCATGGAAGCACTACAAACACATAGCATACTATCTTATTCAAAATGTAGATTTGAACATGGAAAAGCGTGAAAGGTGAGCAGCTCACGATCAGAGGGCCTCGGTTATTTTCGCGGTACTTGTTCTGGAAGAAGATGTAGACTATGGTGGCCATGAAGGAGTAGAGGAAGGCGAACACAGCGATGGTGACAAAGAACTCAGCCGAGGAAGTGTAGTCCCCGATGAGAAAgagcctctccctcctcctcccctcacacaGCGGAGCCTCAAAGGACACCTGGTGCAACCTTCcacagagaggggaacagaggagtcTAAAACACCTGTAGTCACTCTTTAAATAATGGAGAAAATAAGTCTGTCAAAAGTAATCAAAAGACCACTGAGGCTCTTATCTCGTGTGTCTCTGAGTGAAATATTAGCAAAGCTACCACTGACAGCATTTTAGACATCTTGTCTGGTGCTAATCAATGTGTTTGGCCTCAGCTTACACAGGGCTAGGCTACACAGTTGGATCTTAATTGCCTTGACTAAATCTTTCATATGGTGTTAGAAAATACATCTGACATTGTCTCAAATATTAAACCCACTAGGCTGGTGTTGAAATGTATacttcacacacacgcacattcgTACGCAAATAAACAGTAACACATTGACCAAGAAGACATTTTAATGAGGGGCAATAGTTCTGGAGATGATGACTCCTATTCTCTTTGGATGATTTAAAATGTTAACGGGGCTGCACTGCACTCTTTTTTACTGCTGCTGATCTTATCGACTCGTTCAGTCCGAAGAACAAATATTGACTCATTTCATTCATTTGAGTCAGTAATGACAGACCGCGCAGGACCCCCTACCGGCGAACGATTAACTGAAAACAAATGATTCTACAAGCCTCTCGTTCATCATAGGGGGTTTATCTGAGCTGTCATTTGTGACTGGGATTTACAAAAATGTGCTTCAAACATTTGTGATGGCTAGGTATATAAATAAGATTATTTATCGATACCTTTGAAATTATGTTAAATTGCGGCAGCAACCAGACTAGATCGTGGATGACTCTTTTTGAAATTACTTGACTACCGCGAAGGAGATAAGCACATAACGTTTGCGAACTGCAGCAGCCCCCCAATCGATTAATGAACGAGTTCGAGTTTGTTGAGCAAAGGCAGGCCGTGAAGTCTGTGTTTTGGTTTGACAAAGCTGTGTCCATCAATAACATTCAATAATCAATTAATTACATTC from Oncorhynchus keta strain PuntledgeMale-10-30-2019 chromosome 21, Oket_V2, whole genome shotgun sequence encodes:
- the thoc7 gene encoding THO complex subunit 7 homolog isoform X2 — translated: MLGTLAQCEFSMGKTLLVYDMNLREMENYEKIYTDIEQNITSAHDKISECKKEIQRAKRIRKNRQEYDALAKVIQQHPDRHETLKQLEALDKELQQLSHIKENVEDKLELRKKQFHVLLSTIQELQQTLENDEKSENDDAQESSMENGE
- the LOC118399753 gene encoding synaptoporin-like isoform X2, with product MSSCLLGHFKCLNYLLDLSAFWNGLHQVSFEAPLCEGRRRERLFLIGDYTSSAEFFVTIAVFAFLYSFMATIVYIFFQNKYRENNRGPLIDFIVTVVFSFMWLVSSSAWAKALSDIKVATDPDEVQELMSACKVMTNKCGSVQGPRWSGLNTSVVFGFLNFILWAGNIWFVFKETGWHKGGPARYAGAPPEKQAETINQQQPYNQGSFDQSGGYSAQGDQEQVSEYSAVGGPTSYSNQM
- the LOC118399753 gene encoding synaptoporin-like isoform X1, with the translated sequence MLSANELVSVGTFQVLKLPLGFIRVLEWLFSIFAFATCGGYSGQLWVSVDCQLDKASSNLSIGIDFAYPFRLHQVSFEAPLCEGRRRERLFLIGDYTSSAEFFVTIAVFAFLYSFMATIVYIFFQNKYRENNRGPLIDFIVTVVFSFMWLVSSSAWAKALSDIKVATDPDEVQELMSACKVMTNKCGSVQGPRWSGLNTSVVFGFLNFILWAGNIWFVFKETGWHKGGPARYAGAPPEKQAETINQQQPYNQGSFDQSGGYSAQGDQEQVSEYSAVGGPTSYSNQM